One window from the genome of Leptospira broomii serovar Hurstbridge str. 5399 encodes:
- the gcvT gene encoding glycine cleavage system aminomethyltransferase GcvT: MSQWKTTPLHEEHRTLGAKMIPFGGWDMPVQYSGIIAEHIATREAAGLFDVSHMGEIFIEGAPSEILEYLESLTCNAVAQMQDGQVQYNAILNEQGGLVDDITLYKFNDHKYMICANASNVDAVYEFMLSKLPKSGITIDNQSVRWHQIAIQGPKADSILSSYLKADLSGIGYYKFILFPFRGEELILSRTGYTGEDGFEIYSSIPTGIQLWKDLIEYGKPQGLLPAGLGARDTLRIEAKYPLYGHELNETRTPVQSGIGWIVKEKEIKFPQYDRITGEKKNGVDRKVTAFELQEAGVPRENMKVLDENGTEIGITTSGTFSPSLKKGLGLAWIDANKIKHGQKIRIEIRGQAKEAIVYTQPFIPGSIRKN; this comes from the coding sequence ATGTCCCAATGGAAAACAACCCCCTTACATGAGGAGCACCGAACTTTAGGCGCTAAAATGATTCCCTTCGGAGGCTGGGATATGCCTGTCCAGTATTCGGGAATTATCGCGGAGCACATTGCTACTCGAGAAGCTGCCGGCCTTTTTGACGTTTCTCACATGGGAGAAATCTTTATCGAGGGAGCTCCCTCCGAAATCCTCGAGTATTTGGAATCGCTTACCTGTAATGCCGTCGCTCAGATGCAAGACGGCCAAGTTCAATACAATGCGATATTAAACGAACAGGGCGGATTAGTAGACGATATAACTCTTTATAAGTTCAATGATCATAAATATATGATATGTGCCAACGCATCGAATGTCGATGCGGTCTATGAGTTTATGCTTTCGAAACTCCCAAAATCCGGAATTACGATCGATAATCAAAGCGTTAGATGGCATCAAATTGCAATCCAAGGCCCGAAGGCAGATTCGATTCTCTCTTCCTATTTAAAAGCCGACCTTTCGGGAATCGGTTATTATAAATTTATTCTATTCCCGTTTCGAGGAGAAGAGCTGATTCTTTCCCGTACAGGTTACACCGGAGAGGATGGATTCGAAATCTATAGCTCCATCCCAACCGGCATTCAGCTTTGGAAAGACTTAATCGAATATGGCAAACCCCAAGGATTGCTTCCTGCGGGCTTGGGAGCCAGGGATACCCTTCGAATCGAAGCTAAATATCCTTTGTACGGTCATGAATTAAACGAAACTCGCACACCGGTTCAATCAGGAATCGGCTGGATCGTTAAAGAAAAGGAAATAAAATTTCCCCAATACGATCGCATTACCGGCGAAAAGAAGAACGGCGTCGACCGGAAAGTCACCGCATTTGAATTACAGGAAGCGGGAGTTCCTAGGGAGAATATGAAAGTCCTGGATGAAAATGGAACCGAAATCGGGATCACTACTTCGGGAACTTTTTCTCCGTCCTTAAAAAAAGGACTGGGACTTGCCTGGATCGACGCAAATAAGATAAAACACGGCCAAAAAATCCGCATTGAAATTCGCGGTCAGGCAAAAGAAGCAATCGTATATACGCAACCTTTCATCCCGGGAAGCATAAGAAAAAACTAA
- a CDS encoding DUF3383 family protein, which yields MAFINDIVIDITRGTQGLTQKSFRPLILRAADTTATTLKKVIISEITDLTAAGFTSSDDVYKMAAAMLAQSPSPVDIMVVVSHDPIATTLDALRDLDDNFYAVCITSRAKADLNAAGTWANANKKFFFGCTSDLTALSSRNVDRESYLIHDNHPEDYPECAWVGQNIPKQPGSTTFKWKRLNGQNPSTFSKTDLTTIRTSKGQALQALSGAIYVNEGVATSGEFIDVIVGQDWVEDQLNTGLLSLFLNNDKVSLDDSGIAQVEGVVRNVLKRAGDAGIIAKAVSPDDLKLSDDKVYMNQVFVPTRAQLSVNDRANRQLSGIKFVYYLAGAIHKVNVNGLITV from the coding sequence ATGGCATTTATCAATGATATCGTGATCGATATCACAAGAGGAACGCAAGGGTTAACTCAAAAATCTTTCCGGCCTCTGATTTTAAGAGCGGCCGATACGACAGCGACCACGTTAAAGAAAGTTATTATCTCGGAAATAACCGATTTGACCGCTGCCGGTTTTACTTCGTCGGACGACGTCTATAAAATGGCGGCTGCGATGCTCGCGCAATCCCCCAGCCCGGTCGATATCATGGTCGTAGTCTCGCACGATCCGATTGCAACTACGTTAGATGCTCTTCGCGATCTTGACGATAATTTCTATGCAGTTTGTATAACGTCCCGTGCCAAAGCCGATTTAAATGCGGCCGGAACCTGGGCAAATGCGAATAAGAAATTCTTCTTCGGTTGCACGTCGGATCTCACCGCTTTAAGTTCCAGAAATGTCGATCGTGAGTCCTATTTGATACATGATAATCATCCCGAAGACTATCCTGAATGCGCGTGGGTCGGGCAGAATATTCCCAAGCAGCCGGGATCCACAACTTTTAAGTGGAAGAGATTGAACGGCCAGAACCCTTCGACCTTTTCAAAGACCGATCTAACTACGATTCGTACTAGCAAAGGACAAGCACTGCAAGCATTGTCGGGCGCCATTTATGTGAACGAAGGTGTTGCGACGTCGGGGGAGTTCATAGACGTTATTGTGGGTCAAGATTGGGTCGAGGATCAATTGAATACCGGATTGCTTTCTCTATTTTTAAACAACGATAAAGTTTCGTTGGACGATAGCGGGATTGCACAAGTGGAAGGCGTTGTACGAAACGTTTTAAAAAGAGCTGGAGACGCGGGAATCATCGCTAAAGCGGTATCTCCTGATGATCTGAAACTCTCCGATGACAAAGTTTATATGAACCAAGTCTTCGTTCCGACTCGGGCTCAACTTTCAGTGAATGATAGAGCCAATCGCCAACTTTCCGGTATTAAGTTCGTTTATTATTTAGCGGGCGCGATTCATAAAGTTAACGTGAACGGGCTCATCACTGTTTAA
- a CDS encoding phage structural protein has product MADKFLGTYDPSQVTLSISGRLVSGFFDGTFISIKRADSENYKTHVGAKGEVSRTKNNNTSGSITFTLKGTSPDNAFLDLIKYQPSAFPVLVKNNSDGKFMAVASQAWINTDPDKEFGLEETGVEWVLMCADLNKSHLPS; this is encoded by the coding sequence ATGGCAGATAAATTCTTAGGTACGTATGATCCAAGCCAGGTAACGCTTTCGATTTCAGGAAGATTGGTTTCCGGATTTTTTGATGGAACTTTTATCTCGATAAAACGAGCGGACAGCGAAAATTATAAAACGCATGTGGGAGCGAAGGGCGAAGTTTCGAGGACCAAGAATAATAATACTTCAGGATCGATTACCTTTACGTTAAAAGGAACTTCTCCGGATAACGCGTTCTTGGATTTAATCAAATACCAACCGTCTGCATTCCCGGTCCTTGTTAAAAACAACTCGGATGGAAAATTCATGGCGGTCGCCAGCCAAGCATGGATCAATACCGATCCGGACAAAGAATTCGGTTTGGAAGAAACCGGCGTGGAATGGGTCCTAATGTGCGCGGACCTAAATAAGTCGCACCTACCTAGTTAA
- a CDS encoding phage neck terminator protein translates to MIPLTVLHTIFNRIQVSTSVTLAQFDQTGLTFPYGTYRVTSSVYESSYQNVETRAAKVGDPTTVVTTKFERYRDTISLNFFSNSSVDIAWQSAGKIISWFSVDDNRDFCKAQGIVPRLTNPVIQDFSFVHGQNQGQGQGTIWTYQVGFDLRFDYVNQSISEVEGISKIKIQEQFGNHNHTTTIGV, encoded by the coding sequence TTGATTCCTTTAACGGTTTTACACACTATTTTTAATAGGATACAAGTAAGCACATCGGTAACGCTCGCCCAATTTGATCAAACAGGGCTTACGTTTCCTTATGGGACCTATCGAGTCACTTCGAGCGTATATGAATCAAGCTACCAAAATGTAGAAACTCGCGCTGCAAAAGTCGGTGATCCAACTACGGTAGTTACCACTAAATTCGAACGTTACCGAGATACTATTTCTCTCAATTTTTTTTCCAATAGCAGCGTGGATATCGCATGGCAGTCAGCAGGCAAAATCATCAGCTGGTTTTCCGTTGACGATAACCGCGACTTCTGCAAGGCGCAAGGGATCGTACCTAGATTGACGAATCCAGTCATACAAGACTTCAGTTTTGTTCATGGTCAAAATCAGGGTCAGGGCCAAGGCACGATTTGGACCTACCAAGTCGGGTTCGATCTCCGTTTCGATTATGTAAATCAATCGATAAGCGAAGTAGAAGGAATTTCTAAAATTAAAATTCAAGAACAATTCGGAAATCATAATCACACAACGACGATAGGGGTATAG
- the gcvH gene encoding glycine cleavage system protein GcvH translates to MAATNPPPGYRFTEKHEWVKVEGETALVGITDYAQAALGDIVYVDLPKVGKSVKQFDSFGTIESVKAAEDLYSPITGEVSEINSTLGTNPAAVNSNPFGAWMIRVKGISIGEVEKLLDPEAYREFVNKLD, encoded by the coding sequence ATGGCAGCAACCAACCCACCACCAGGATACCGATTTACGGAAAAACACGAATGGGTCAAGGTAGAAGGCGAAACAGCTCTGGTCGGAATTACCGACTATGCTCAAGCAGCGTTAGGAGATATCGTTTATGTGGATCTGCCGAAAGTCGGCAAATCCGTTAAACAATTTGATAGTTTCGGCACGATCGAATCGGTTAAGGCTGCGGAAGATCTTTATTCTCCGATCACAGGAGAAGTTAGCGAAATAAATTCGACACTGGGAACCAATCCTGCGGCGGTAAATTCTAATCCGTTCGGAGCATGGATGATTCGTGTAAAAGGGATCAGTATCGGTGAAGTGGAAAAACTTTTAGATCCCGAAGCTTATAGAGAATTCGTCAACAAACTTGATTAG